The window attttattcattagTCAACTATTTGGACATTGGAGTGCGTTTGGATGTGCGGGTTTGTCTGTGGAAGAGGCTGATGGGTAAAAAAAAGGCGGTGTCACATCACTATATTGGCTGTCATTGGCTACTGCTGTTGCGTTCAGGTAACGTAGGCAGACCGATGAGCTCCTAGAAAAACAGAGGTCTTGTCTGCAGTTTGAGAGGTTTTGTTCTAAATTAATATGAACGTTTTCGTCTATCATTCATTACATTTGGCAGCACTCTGTCAATCGTCTCTACATAGTTCATCTATTTCAATTttcaatatttcattatatttgaaTTAAATTGTGCATCTCAACAGATGTACAATTTAATTCAAATATAATGATATTGATAGTTAAAGATATTGAGTCTAAATGATCTAAGTAGCCTATCAGGCTATATGACCCTGAACACATGTTGTGGGGTTCAtgttaaaccccccccccccccccccccccccttttttttgactgttaatctcattttacattaaaatatcattatAGCAAATTCAGACTAAACCCTGTAAAGAAACAGTAGTGTGTTAGTTATTGTGAAATATTATGGTTAAATCTTGTGAAATTAATTTACAGTGTACTTTCTCTGTGGTGACCTCAGAGCTGAAGCtgtctaaaataaaacacttttaattttcttttttccacccATGGCACCTAATTGTAACAATATCTCCCTATCTATATATTACATCTAACATCTATATGCTACATATAACCTGGACTAATGTGACATGTTTTGGGTGAAAGGTGGCATACGTGGAACACTTAGTATGGTCCCTGTAATAAAAGGGACATTTCCAAATCTTTAATTTGATCAccgtaaataaataaaaacgaCTAATCTAGGTCATAATGATCCTCCTTTAATCTGCCAGAAGGGGGCGCCAAACcttagtttaaaaaaagtcaaaccaaACACCTTTTCATTGgacatctatttatttttttgtaaccaatcaataaaatcacataaaataaaaggcGAATCCCttatacacaatatataaaataaataacatctaTTCAATAAAGCTGTGAAATGTGACATTGGAGCTTTGAAGCTGGACAGTCTTGTGCTAAGTACCGTCTTGCAGGCCTTACATTACAGCTGTTGATGTTTTCTGGTATAGAAGCTTTATCAGAGCATTAGTTTGATCATTCTAGAGCTGTATACACCAGAGGACAACATGAAGCACACCATTAAAGGCATAGTTCCACattttgggacttttttttattggttttcttTCTGAGAGTGAGACGAAATCGATATCAATCTCCTGTTAGAGAGTGGTATCGATCCTCACATCTCACTATCAGAAAGAAAGCTAATTAACAAAGtacccaaaatgttgaactactcCTTTAAGATTAGAGCGACAGAGAGGCTGGATGGAGACTTAAGTTTGCTTTATGACCACCATCATTATAATCGTCATTACTCAGGACGGTCACTGTTTATGCATCTACACAGTCTTAAAGATTACAATTGCTGCTGTTAAtgtattttcaatttttaccaTATGATGAATATAGAGGCATCTACTAATGGTTGATGACATTATTTCTTCCCATTGAGTCCGGCTTTCAAAtttgttattcttcttcttgtctttccaGTGTTGTCCTTTCATCTAAAGCAGTGCTCTCCGATGCTGCGAGGCTGCTGTCTTCACACGGAGCGGTGCGAGGGTCCCTTCAAATGTGCAGTGCTCAGGAATGGGAATCATGCGGAATCACGGTTGGATTATGGTTGTCTAACAGCACAGTATTAACATAGAAATTCAAACAATATTATAGAATTGAACCCTGTTCAGATGTGATAAACGTGAGAAAGGTAGTCGAAGTAACACAGTCAAGACTGGCTGTCAAATGGTGACTTGGGATGTTTCTCAATTCCAAGCTAGATGTCAAGATGTAGCACCCCTATGATGAAGACCTCATCTGCACCAAGAACATGAAATGCTAACATCTGATtgtcaaacaaacagaaaacatatgGCAAACTCTATTTAAACCTGGCTATATCAGGAAGAATACCGTTTCTTCTGAATCTGTACTGAAAAATAGCAAATAAAGGGATGGTGCAAATGTTTTCATATACATTCCTACCCAAAATACAAAGCTGCATTTGcctttgaactgaactgaaaatgcATAATCGGCGGGTTACTGCTAGCagtgtgtgtgaacaggtgTTCTGGTGAGATGCTGGTGAACGGTGAGTGAGCGGTGGGAGGAGAGGTGAGTTCTCCCAGGCTAAATGTAAACAGCAGATTATTAACGTCTGCAGTCAAAAGCCTCCGGAGACTCCAAAGCATACATGATCCTCCTCCGCGTTAAAGGTAGTTACTGCTAGGGAGTCGTGTGTGCAGACATGCAGCTCAGTGCTCAGAACAGGAAGCGGAAAGTCTCCGTTGTGAGCTGCTTTATTATTGGTGTCACAAGCTGCTAAATGTATGTTGAGTTAGCTCTGCACCGATCGTCTCATCTCACtcttgaaaagaaagaaaatcccAAATGTTTGATTATTCTTTAAGGGTCTTGATTTTTTCATCGATATATTTGCTATGGAAGGAAATATGTAAACTGGAAATATGGGGGTGCCATTGCTTTATATCATGTTCAATGAACTGACTGTAACATCCATGGTAAAACTAAGCTAATTAATGTATGAGGTGTATGTTACCCTGTTGATATGACATCAGGAACCAGTGTCTATGAAACCTTGGGGATGCCATGTTCTTTTTGGAAACCAGAGTTGGCATCCACCATCAGCTCAGGCCTGAATGGaatattatttttatggtttgagatttgaaaaaaagaaacagctgtTTGACTGACCTACAAACAGCTGCAGATGAAACTCAAACTCATCTTTGTGTTAAGCAAACACATCATCACTAATGCTGACAATGTCATTAAAGGTCTGATAACTGAGAGGTGAATTTCCAACACCTGATGTCTCAATACAAATAACCTAAATCGGATCGCCTACCCTAATTATGGCCTATCTTTATGTATACACCTTAACTAGATATAAtctatatcttttttttcttttttttttaacaaaaacattaatcatCTGTTCACAAATTTGACCAGAAAGTCAGTTTGGCGAGAGTGCACATTACAGCTTACAGTAGCAGGAGCACATTGATTTAATATAGTGACACTTATTGTTGAGTGCACTGTGTCTGTTCAGTGACGTAGCTTTCAGTAACCTTTTAGCTTTCATCTATAGATTTCACTATTATTTACAATATTACAGTCACAAAGAAAAAATTAGGCAAAGCATTGCACAAACTTTGACAGGTAGAAACCCACAATAGTGCCGTATGAAATGGGAGTGATGCCAGACCACATTAAGTCATAGTCCACGTATCTTCAGTATGCTCGGTAGTCCGTTAACTCCACAGCTGTGATAGGAGTATTATTGGCTGCACTCTATGCGTCAAAGCCTGATCACCTCTGCATGCTTTCTGCGTTTCCTGAACCTGACAAGGCCCAAAACAGCTCGGTTCATGCTACTCCTCATGGATTTATAGATACAACTTGCTTATAAGATAcacatcaggatgtacactggccCTCCCTGTTAGATAAGAATCGTGGTTGTCAGTAGAAGCCGCACACGTTAGAGGGCATGAAGCACAGGGTGAGGAAGTGATGGACGGTGATATCATGGGTGCTGAGCCTGAGTGACTTGGTTTTGACGAGGTGAGCTGTTGGTGGGACGGGACAGTGTTTTCGGACACGGAGCGTTCTGAGTCAGCAGTGGCAGCCCTTTTCGGCGGTCGCGGCAGCTAGTTCCTCTTCGTCGTCAGCAGGGTAGAGGACCTTGGCGGTGAGGCCGCTCTTCACCCCGTCCCAGCCGTCGCGGGTGACGATCTCCCCCATCTTCATCAGCTCGTAGATGTCCTTGGTCAGCAGCTCGAAGGCCCGGTCCACGTTGCTGTTGCACTTGGCCGACGTCTCCACGTAGCGGATGCCCAGCTCGGCCGCGAGCTGCTCCGCCTCGTCCCGGCTCACCTTACGATCCTTGTTGAGGTCGCTCTTGTGGCCGATGAGGATGTAGACCATGTGGTGAGGCAGGATGTGCTCACTCACCTCCTTGTGCCACTCCCTCACATGGTCAAAGGTCTTGCGATTGGTGAGATCGAACACTAGCAGCCCCCCCACAGAGTTACGGTAGTATGATGTTGTGATGGACCTGGTGGGCAGAAAGATTGATGACATGTTAGTAACTCAAGGCAAAGATGATCCTGACAAAGCATTTCTGAACATTTTGGCAGTTTTATTGAAGATGACTGACCAGCAAAGGTTTTCTACTATCCTGACACTGAAACTAACTAAGCTTAAGAGCTGTTTATAAGTCTTTTGGGGAGACAAGTCCAAGTCTAGCCCAAAGACTTGTCAAAGCAAGTCCTCAGTCGAGCCTCAACTGATGCAAGAAAAGTCTAATTCAAGTCTAACGCCAGTTAAGACAAGTCCATGTCTAGTCAAGCATCAAATCAGTTGATGCAAGTGCAAGTCATTCTTGACAGATCACAATTCCAGTCAAGTCTCAAAGCTTCATAAGCAACATGCCAGACCAGCAGCGAGTCTGACCACCATGCTGACCACTAGAATGATACA is drawn from Scomber japonicus isolate fScoJap1 chromosome 15, fScoJap1.pri, whole genome shotgun sequence and contains these coding sequences:
- the rab42a gene encoding ras-related protein Rab-42a; its protein translation is MDILWQYQFRIILLGDSTVGKSSLLKRFTDGIYSDVADPTVGVDFYARSLDIESGVKIKLQLWDTAGQERFRSITTSYYRNSVGGLLVFDLTNRKTFDHVREWHKEVSEHILPHHMVYILIGHKSDLNKDRKVSRDEAEQLAAELGIRYVETSAKCNSNVDRAFELLTKDIYELMKMGEIVTRDGWDGVKSGLTAKVLYPADDEEELAAATAEKGCHC